The Anaerolineales bacterium region TGAGATACTCATGAAGTACGATCCGATAAACCTCCAAAATAAATTGTCCAAATTCTCTGAACATTGGTCGCCGAGAATCGTGGCGCAGATGAACGATTATCAATTCAAGGTCGTGAAAGCGCAGGGAGAATTTGGCTGGCACAGCCACCCCGAGACAGACGAGGTTTTTCTCGTTTTGCACGGAACGCTCGACATCCATTTTCGGGTGGGACATGTGGCGTTGAACGAAGGTGAGATGTACGTTGTGCCAAAAGGCGTGGAGCATAAACCTGTCGCAAATGAGGAATGTCATATTTTGCTGGTCGAGCCAGCGGGTACGGTTAACACGGGCGACGTCGTCAGTGAAAAGACCGCGCCGAACGATGCCTGGATTTAGAGGCTATGAACCATATCAAGTTGTTATTCTTTGCTACCATTCGTGAACGGATGGGAACCAAATCGCTGGATTTGGAACTTCCAGCCGAAGCGACGATAGGGGATTTGAAAATAAACCTTTCGGAGAGATACCCGAAAATTAAGGATTCACTGAAAAGCGTTTTGGTGACTATCAATCGGGAATACGCCTTCGACGAGGCGGTTATCCCGTCGAATGCTGAGATTGGCGTCTTTCCTCCCGTGTCGGGCGGATGATAGCGCAAGGGCACAGCGAAGGATTGAAAGGTTTTGTCTGTGATTAATTTCGCTGTGCCCCTACGAATTCAATGATGAGACTTCCAACCATTTTCTCCATCACTGAAGACGAAATTGACTTGAACGACCTGCTCGCGCGGATCACGCTCACGTCTACGGGCGCGGCGGCGATCTTCACGGGAATGGTGCGGGGCGAGACAAAGCGCGGTGAGGAGCATCAAACGGAGTATCTCGAATACGAAGCATACATCCCAATGGCGGAAGAGAAGATGAGGCAAGTAGCGGACGAGATACGCGCCAAATGGGACGCGGTGGAAGGAATCGCCATCGTTCAACGGATCGGCAAGTTGTATCCGAAAACGCCGACCGTGTTGATCGCCTGCACCGCCGCGCATCGC contains the following coding sequences:
- a CDS encoding cupin domain-containing protein — translated: MKYDPINLQNKLSKFSEHWSPRIVAQMNDYQFKVVKAQGEFGWHSHPETDEVFLVLHGTLDIHFRVGHVALNEGEMYVVPKGVEHKPVANEECHILLVEPAGTVNTGDVVSEKTAPNDAWI
- the moaD gene encoding molybdopterin converting factor subunit 1; translation: MNHIKLLFFATIRERMGTKSLDLELPAEATIGDLKINLSERYPKIKDSLKSVLVTINREYAFDEAVIPSNAEIGVFPPVSGG
- a CDS encoding molybdenum cofactor biosynthesis protein MoaE; this encodes MMRLPTIFSITEDEIDLNDLLARITLTSTGAAAIFTGMVRGETKRGEEHQTEYLEYEAYIPMAEEKMRQVADEIRAKWDAVEGIAIVQRIGKLYPKTPTVLIACTAAHRDTGVFEAARYGIDRLKEIVPIWKKEVSPSGEFWVEGEYIPKAGE